The DNA region TGGGCAGGAGGCTGTTGCCCTCGCCCAAGAGCTGCAGCCTGATGTTATTTTAATGGATGTCAACATGCCGATGATGGATGGGATTACCGCCACCCAACGCATATCACTGGAGGTCCCCAAAGCAGCAACAATAATTATCTCCATTCAGGGTGAGCACGAATACCTAAAAAAAGCCATGTTGGCCGGGGCGAGGGAGTACCTGGTAAAACCTCTGGCATCAGAGGAACTGGCTTTTGCTATCAGGCGGGTCTACGAGTTGGCCAAGAGCCGGAATCTTTCGCAACGTGATGCGCCTGCTGGCAAAAACAAACGGGAAGGACGATTGATCATGGTCTTTAGCCCTAAGGGAGGGGTCGGGAAGACCACGATTGCGACAAATGCGGCCATTGCCTTGGCTCAACAAAGGCAAGGAAAAACTGCCCTGGTAGATCTGGATTTGCAGTTTGGTGATGTTGCATTGATGCTAAACCTGGACACCAGGCGAAATATCTGTGAATTGTCCAGGGAAGAAGATGATCTGGACGCAGAAGTTGTGAACAGCTATTTGATCCCTCATTTCTCTGGTGTCCGGGTCCTGATTGCTCCGCCAATACCTCAGGAGGCGGAATTAGTTAAACCGGCCCAGATTTCCAGTATCTTATCAGCCGCGCAACAACAAATGGACTTTATTGTAATTGACACCGCACCAGGGCTATCGGATTTGAATCTTGACCTTTGGGAAATGTGCCATGAGTTGCTCCTGGTGGTAACCCCTGACCTGGCTACTCTAAAAAGCGCCAAATCCTGTTTAGATGTGATGGCCGGCCTGAACTTAAACCATAAAACTTCGATCATCCTAAACAGGCATAATTTAAAGATGGGAATTAAACCAGAAGACATCGAAAAAATTTTAGGCACCAGGATATGGCGGCAAGTTCCCAACGATGAGGATGTAGTCACACAGGCAGTTAACAAGGGGCTTCCTTTTATATTAGGCCAGAGTAGAGCGCCAATCAGCCACAGCATTACTGACCTGGCAGAAGGGCTGATTGGTGAGGAAGGCCTGGCCCGCACAGTCGGCAGGAAAAAAAGCCTGGCGGCCAGGATTTTTAACCTTTAAGGGGTGACAGGGTATGTCGCTGTTAAAACGGCTTGAATCCGAGCAAAAAACCTCAACAGTCCCTTCATTGGCCAAAGAAACGGGGATCCGTGTGCAAAGAAAAGAAGAGTATCTTCTCTTGAAAACCAAGATTCATCATCGTCTAGTGCAAGAGATGGGACAGGCTGACCACAGCACTGCAGTTGATCTGGAAAAATTGAGGACTAAAGTGGATGAAATAGTGCAGGGTTTTTTCGCCTCTTCAGCTCATTTATTCCCAAAAGGAGACCAGCAAAAATTAGTTTCTGAGGTGTTGGCTGAAGCTGTCGGCTATGGGCCAATACAACCCTTGATCGAGGATCCCAGCGTTTCAGAGATCATGGTCAATGGTCCAAAAAAAGTATATGTGGAGCGCAGCGGCAAACTGGAGCTTACTGAGGTTTTTTTTCGGGATGATTCTCATGTGGAGCATATCATTGAAAAAATTGTTGCACCACTTGGGCGGCGAATAGACGAGAGCATGCCAATGGTTGATGCACGTCTGCCAGATGGATCGAGGGTTAATGCTGTGATTGCGCCACTGGCACTGGATGGACCAGCCCTGACTATCCGCAAATTTTCCAAGGATCCCTTAACTGTCGATAACCTGATTCAATACGGTTCTTTGAACCGGGAAATGGCACGTTTTCTGGAGGCTTGTGTCAATGCTTCTT from Syntrophomonadaceae bacterium includes:
- a CDS encoding response regulator is translated as MAKIQVLIVDDVAQTRKEICRLLQFENDMTVVGEAGNGQEAVALAQELQPDVILMDVNMPMMDGITATQRISLEVPKAATIIISIQGEHEYLKKAMLAGAREYLVKPLASEELAFAIRRVYELAKSRNLSQRDAPAGKNKREGRLIMVFSPKGGVGKTTIATNAAIALAQQRQGKTALVDLDLQFGDVALMLNLDTRRNICELSREEDDLDAEVVNSYLIPHFSGVRVLIAPPIPQEAELVKPAQISSILSAAQQQMDFIVIDTAPGLSDLNLDLWEMCHELLLVVTPDLATLKSAKSCLDVMAGLNLNHKTSIILNRHNLKMGIKPEDIEKILGTRIWRQVPNDEDVVTQAVNKGLPFILGQSRAPISHSITDLAEGLIGEEGLARTVGRKKSLAARIFNL
- a CDS encoding CpaF family protein, giving the protein MSLLKRLESEQKTSTVPSLAKETGIRVQRKEEYLLLKTKIHHRLVQEMGQADHSTAVDLEKLRTKVDEIVQGFFASSAHLFPKGDQQKLVSEVLAEAVGYGPIQPLIEDPSVSEIMVNGPKKVYVERSGKLELTEVFFRDDSHVEHIIEKIVAPLGRRIDESMPMVDARLPDGSRVNAVIAPLALDGPALTIRKFSKDPLTVDNLIQYGSLNREMARFLEACVNASLNIIVSGGTGSGKTTMLNILSSFIPEAERIVTIEDAAELQLRQEHVVRLETRPPNIEGRGAISIRDLVRNSLRMRPDRIVVGEVRSGEALDMLQAMNTGHDGSLTTGHANGPRDMLARLETMVLMSGMDLPVRAIREQIASAVDLIAHQARLKDGSRKVTHITEVQGMEGEVIVLQDIFLFKQTGLDQNGRVQGNFLCTGLRPKFMSKMEDAGIQLPHSLFLSSML